A segment of the Branchiostoma floridae strain S238N-H82 chromosome 10, Bfl_VNyyK, whole genome shotgun sequence genome:
GCAATTTTATTCAAAGTCGAAGTGAAGTCCTGTTCCGTCCAGTTTTGCCTGGCATTTTTGGTCGAACGACTTGTTTTGTTCATCGGTAAACATAGACTTCCAGTCACCGACAAGCCCTGCAATACATAGAAAATCCAATTAGAAATACAATCTATTACAATTCATGTCCATGCGTATGCAATGATACTGATATGTTGATActgattactctccaagcaaagatTAGACTACAGCTGTTTTTGACGTACGTTTTAGGTGTTTTCATCggattttctattttgtaccgttttctttatgtctcgcgaCCAACTCGATAAAAACGTCATATAATTAAGTAACTCACAACAACTCGAAATATTTCACGGAGGCATGCGATCCtagatttcttgtttgtatcGGGAACCTCTTGACATTATAATGATTATTCAGCTAAACGTTTCACCAGTCCTAGCATTGAGCTTAATGTTTCGTTATTCTAAATATTCAGTTTAATGAATCACtggcctgattaaatctcgcttatagcagcccgcccaacatcatccgcggggaggggccagttacggCCCtcgacagcggagtttgcgtacACAGACTAATGAATCGCCAGCTAAAGTCAGTTCACCTTTCCTAGCGATCACAGCCCTGTCGTAAAAACGCGAGTTTTCCAAAGTGCCCTTCATGCTGGAGAAGGTGCACGCATGCGCGATAGTCTCGATGGAAGCGTCATCCAGTTTGACCTGAAGGAACGCCGACACTGTCTTCACGGCTTTGGGAAGGTCCTGGGACAAACGGATGGACATATATATTACGCAATTATGTTGTTTTACTTGATACGGTTTTAATTATAAATTTGATGTTGTGACTTTTCCTTTTACCACCAAACACCCATCATCACGAGTATAGTTCTGCATGTCTAGATACAAGTAagtctagataagttagaataTACTGGTTGTTAGTACAGCCTACGATCTTTCAACATATACATGCACCAAACTAGAGTTATATTCATATCAGGTGACAAAGCCCCTTCCATATGGCATGTACCTTTTTCATGTCTTCGTACTTTAAGAACAAGAAGTGGGGGTCGTCACGTCTCTGCCACCAGCCAAGAACATGTTTGAAGTAGCAGCCGTAAGTATCTAAGAACAAAACAACTTCTTAGCTATAGGTCAAGAAATGCACTTTTCTGTTATTCAACCGAGTTTACTGCGCATcccaatgaaatgaaaaatgaaaaagaccAAAATAAAGTACGCGCCCCTTTcaccaattttgaacacattATGTACAGGATGAATAGTGTGTCTTTTTCCAGAGTAATTTGGTCTAAATCAGTCTAAATTCATTTCTAAAATGTTATTGTTTTTGCCGCCGGTATCTGTAATTTGTCTCCACAAGCATATGAATCAAATGTGCCGCGAGGAAGGTGACTGAAATAAAGCAAGGGTTGTGAAAGAGTGTCTCTTTATCCCCACTTACGTTTTCCAGCTAAGAACAGCTGAGAATACTCGTCCCACGAGGGAAGAGGTTTCCGTCCGTCCATAGACCGACGCTTCTGCTCGAAGTGGAAGTAAGAGACCGCTGTGTCCTTTGGGTTCCTCATGAGAACGATGATCTTGACCTAaaacagaaaagtaaagaaaacggGTAATTTGAGGGAAGGGGTCTGCGTTATGAAGAGCTGTGCCTAGCTTTAAATTCATCTAGACAATGTAGGTATATGACTTTTGGTTTGTATTAACGTAAGTATTGTCGGTCCATACAAACCAACAGAGATTAGATAGATAGGCCAAAAATCCCTGACCGAAAATTTCCCTGTCCGTAACTTTGATACAAGAGACGGTGGGCcatataaacttcctggcacttttcaccaattgctgacgtcacaaatccGTAAGGCCACATGATTTAGGGGATTGGTCCCGGAAGAAGATTACAGTTGGAGAGTGGAAAATTTGATACGTTGTTTTAATTTCTGTTGGAAGTTTAAGTTCTCTACTATATAGACGTCCTTAACGTACTTTATTTTGAGGATGAGCGATCCCAGGCGGGGCGGTGTCCGGGGCGAGGTGGGTGAGGATGACGCGGGGTGAGGCACATTCCTGCAGCATCACGTGACGGGGGCGTGGCTCGTGAGAATATTGGAACTCCAACTTCCCCATGGCAACCATGTCGTCAGATGAAGAGGCGTTAATCTTGCCACTGGTTACCAGGATCTTGTGTACGATTTCCAGAATCCAGTTGGTTCCTACAAAGAAGACGTGTAGGTTGCAGACTCGCAGATGTTTCAAGACCTTTTAAGATTACCGATTTTATTTAGGCgtaggtcccaattggaaaaaggggtCCTGTCGCCTCCCGGGGTATTTTGGGGTATGGCCGAGCACCGGTTTGAACTTAAATAATACTTAAAATGCACCCGGGACCCAGTAACAAAACGACGCCATGGtctacccgtggggaacaccgaggGGTATTCCCGGTATCCGACAGTCCACAGTGACTAATGTGTGGCTTCGCAGCCcgaccggggctacatccctgacgggcgcCGGTGCACTTAGGACCTAAGCCTGATATGAGACAGATACAGATCTCTTCCTCAAACCCTTTCTTTATCCCATAAAATCAAATGACTCATTTTCAGCGATGAAAGACAGTTTCAAAGATTCTTATACGTTTAGATACATACTTTTTTCATACATGGAGTGTAAGTACAGTGTATTGATCTCACACCTGCTTTTGGAAAAGCCACCATGACGATGTCGTCATCCCGTATGTCAAACTCAGCCATGGCTTCCATATTCTCCCTCCTAACGTGAGGCGGATATCTGATACCGTTGATGACGTTGGTGTAGTCATCAGAGTCCATGAAATCTGCGCTCTCCTCTGCCATCTAGAGTTCAAGGTCAAGTTACTAAATTAAATGGAATAGGCTGCTCCAAAAATTGAAGACAGAGGGGGTTGGGGGGTTGGAAGAGGCTGGATTGGATCCGGAGGTGGTAGGgtcagtgaatgaatgaagaccttagtttattctacatacatacccactgggttcaatacaggtcgcaacaaaagatacatgaaatattctactacgtgaattcgacttcttctcgttttctttgtgatattgaagaTGTAGATCATCTGGATTGGAACTAGGGTAGGATTTGTTTGGagctttttggcgacgcctcaggggcggaggcattttctacagtattacgatcgctttgaaagaatttagaaaattccacgaacgcattcccttgggaattgatttttggctataCTCGGGGGGTGTCGTTCTTTGTTAGTGGTATTTGAGGACTATTCTagctgtttatttttatttgtttaggCATTCTTTGTGtcaggattaatgatttaaggaACGGTCTTTCCACATAACCGAGAATGACTGCAATCCTTGCACATCATAGGCAGTACACACTGTTACAGATTGttacgatgtttcgcatgcttatgaatatcataatgaagatcaatatgtcccagcttttatttcttatataagCTTGTGCTTTTTGCAATTTGGAATGGAATGCTTCAAGTGGTTGTCGTTTGGAGCTATAGAAAGGATGATTTTGAGGGTAGAAAAATAGCTTTCGCCTTTGTCTTTAGAGCTTtgggatgatatgctttcacggggtcaaaacaaataatgaagaCGAATATGTCAGTTTTATGTCGATATCTATAAAATATAAAGTGAAGTGATTTCAGGTAAttgtcgtttggaattgaagctggtgtgttacgccgaagggcggttataccggctatatagatacatattaagtaaagcctgattgtgaaatgttaataagtcacatatttcaaacaagtcatgaaaccaatggatttcacgttgtttagattctgctttgaagactatgactagcacagctagaataaaggaaggacgcagagacaaggttttccgtacacttggCACGGGACACTGTTTAAGTGTTTTGACGTTACTACATAATGCTGACCCCGCTAACTTCGGTCACAGGTTGGATACAGAATAATTGTACTGAACATTCCTATGGCGGTTCTCTCCTTTACTACATCCATCTCCGGTTTGATTCGGTCCGTCGTCGCTGAGGTTAACCTTATGTACGGTTCTTTGATACACATGCACAATTAACTACTACTGCAATGTATACCCAGTACACTAAAATGCACAGTAATGGTATAAATCACCTCAAAACTAGTCCGTGAATTCtctaactagttttaggttCACTATGGTTGTAGCAGCGCAATCGATTGGCTATTCTAGATCTGCTACTGGTCTGGCACTCCCCTCTCATTATCTTCCTCCTGTCGACGGTGCTGTTCTGGGTGATTTGTAGCTCCTTCCCGACTTTATAAGGCACACGGACGTCTATTCCGGCTCCTTCAGTGATGCAGCTCGTCTCACTGACTTGCACGGACTCCACTGACTTTCCCTGTCGTGGTAGGAGTCCCTGTGCACGTTGTGGCGGAACTGCGTCGTCCTGGTGGACACAGGTACGGGTGTCAGGAACACCTTGACGTTGTCACTCGTGTCCAGTATGTATGGTCAGTCTGTTGGGATCGAGAGAAAACACAGATCACATCGCCCGTTTCAAATACTTAACGGATACACTGATACTGAAAATAGCGGTTTCTTCCAATTGAAAGCCAACTCATAAATTTGACACAGTCGTTGTACGGCTGTTTGGatcacaaaaaataaatacgaACATCTAAAACCTTCGCGTGTTTGTACTACTTTGGACAGCGCTTGTGTACCTCTGATCTGAGGATGCAGCCTGCTCCCTAAGATCTGATGGCGGGAGTGAGTGGGGATCCCACGTGTAGGTTAGACCCTGGGAGCGACTGcatccaattaacaactttgatccCCGGGGGGGCCCAAAGATCCACTATTAGATCCGGGCCAGTTCTACACAAACCAGATGTTGTTCTGCAGTAAACACAAGTCCTACTTGAATACTACGTAATCTAGAATCAAATCAATGTGACTGTACACAGATGACATTAACAGTTTCGGTGAACACAATTTGAAGACCAAGAAACAAATctatctttaaattcaatttttatacTCTGCAATCGTATACACCCTGAGTGTGGCCTTATCATACCCTAATCCCCTATGGATAAACCTATTGTTCGAATGATGTACCACGTATCAACTGTAATTCTCTACgtcaaataaaattttgaacataaaacaacacagaaacagatCAAACGTCAAAAGTATGGATGTTAGGTAATAAGATTCCCTTCTTCTTTTCTCCCAAGAAATTTCTGCCAAGcccgaagaaaaaagaaaataatatacacagatcatgcatgcatgatcaTGCATTCTTGGTCTATGGACATCCCAAAAGTTGAAATGGGGCAAGTGATGGGCTTTGTTACACACCCAACAATACTGTTGAATGACCGAGTCGGGATAGATCACAagtaacttgtttgttgttgttgtttttttgttttcgcGCAAATCATCAGGAGAGATAATCAACAACACATCGACGAAAACAAAAACTCTTGTACACGAAGTCGGCATTAGTCCTTGAATCATGAGGCATATTGGGGTACAAGTGCAGACGAAAATGTGTCATAAAATTGCGGTGTATTTAACAGTAACCGGTACTACAAATCGCTTCCGAGTTCCGCCTTATTCTATACAAAAAAAGCATTGTTTAGACCAACTTTCCGGTACCGATTTTCACTAACCTGGGGTGGTTCCTCGTCTTCCAGATACCTTGAGGCGAAACTACTGGCCCGGCTACGTGCACCAACATCATCCTCGGGAAAAACACTTCTTCGACTAGCGGCATTTTGTTTGTATCAGGCGGGAGAACTGGGACAGAGTGCCCCGGGACGCTATAGTTAGCAAAACGAAGATCACATGACTCGGAGCACGCACGCTCAAACGGGGTTCAAACATGACTCCGAGCACGCActacttacaggtacatgtcagTGCGTGCTCGCGGGGCTCAAACGTAAGAATTCTCATAGATCACGTAAAAGACCGGCAAGGGTTCACCATCAAAGcagttttttattttattaaactgaaatacagaaactttctatttcttgcagaaaagatattacaggtaataaataagacacaaatactgggtaatagtatgttcatgttcatgctaCGAtacgtgttgtttacatggtgATAAGCAGTTTTAttaccctttgaaatattcatgggtgtaatattttcacctgtgtatgtatgtctgtgattgCTTGTGTCAActcaagataactcaagaactgtTGCTGAATGATTTTGCTGTGTTGGTGGCGTGTGACAAAAACGGAAATAATTACGGGAATCTTCGGCCCATAACGGCTTCACTTGGAACTGCAACCGTTACgacacatgttttttttttatatctcgtgttctgaataagCCGTGGTTACGATTgatggttggtagatagctATTGTGCTAGGAAAGAAGGGCATACGTTTGGGCCCCCAGCGATTGGTGTTGAAATTGCAaggtaatttttgtcaaaactttccgaagacgattactcaagaaagaaataacggattttcatgatttttggtctgtatgtagcttagacaaatgaaatgaatgttgtacaaaatgaaatacacattatgcaaaacaggaggTCATTTCCAGAATTAATGTGAATACGATATATCAGGGCCAATTCCTAAGGTCTGTACAGTGGCAAGTTGACCAAGTATATGACTGTGCGGACGCTTTCTCTATCTCACTCTTGCTTTTCTTAAAGAACTACCCGTCTCCTATATCCTGTAGTTCAGGGCTCCGGGCTCGTCCTTCTACTCCCCGCTTGGCTAAACTCGAGTGAGAGCATATGGTGTGCTCTGTATTTAGACCCTTCCTCTCGCAAAGCATCTCGGGATAGTACTCAATTCCTTATCCCTTTGTCCTCTGTTCGGATTTAGATTTGTGTCGACATATCGGGGGCCCAAATTTTACCTATATATAAACTACGTTCCCCCTTACTCCCCATTCCTTCTCTAACGGTAATGACAACACAACACCCTGCTCAAgtctagttttttttctaaatgtttcaCTTTATCTCATACATTCGGATCCATATGCATCGTGTCTTTGCGTTACAatcataactttacaaacttctAATGTTTCTAGGGAACGCCAACCGTTGAACGGCGTTGATAACAATCTTGTCCtaaacatgatatggtcttgtcatttaagtggcagatagcttctgTTGGGGCAGGTTTGAGCCCTCTAACTGATTCTGGAACTGTAGGGGCATAGTTGTCAAAACGTAGACAACTGACAATTACCTAGGGTCTGTATGCTTCTTCCCGTAAGGCCTGGTCAGGCTATTTTGATTTCCCATCATTCGCAGGGAATCTATTTCATTTGATGTAAATCATACGGAGGAAGTGATTATTTTCCGTAAGTGAATTTTAGTCAGGCCTTCCAATTTTTCGTGAGCCGTAGCGGAGACGGCATTACTATAATACACCATTATGGAactttccattttcttattAGTAATGCAAATGGggtcttcaatttgcataattgtcatCAATAGATGTTTCCCTCTTTCTCTGTTACATCCGCCGTGTGTTTGAAAGTACTGTTATGAAATCCAATAGATGtattacattttcttattaCTTATGCTGATAAAATactgattttcaacattatcatctAACGTTACCTAACGTCGCCGGGGTGTTTTTAAACACCACCCTTGTTTGGATTGGAACTAGAGTAGGATTTGTTTGGAGCAGTTTTGGATTGGAACTAGGGTAGGATTTGTTTGGAGATTTTTTGGATTGGAACTAGAGTAGGATTTGTTTGGAGCAATTTTGGATTGGAACTAGGGTAGGGGTTGCGCAGTTCTTGTGCTTCCTCCACCCCCTCCACATTTAATATTTGGAACAGCCCAATGTATATACTTTAAAGTTTTTGTCTGTTTACTGTGTTCACAAGTTAGTAATAACATACTTTCAATGTTGagctaagaaaaaaataatataacacGTGCAAATTCTGACATATATAGAAGTAACAatgggaggtcaaaggtcgaaTTTGCTTTCATCCATGGTCCATGgtagacaacaaacaaaccgtTCGTCACCGCGCACTAGGCTCGATCGGAAAGTTCAGAGACATGAATTTGTGGAAACATTCCTTAACCTGTTCGCGGTTCCGACTGCGcatgcgcaggtcaaaggtaaaggtccTTGGGGCAGAAACAAAACAGATCTGGGTATTGTTATTAAAAAATGAACGTACTTACAGTGTCAGTGACTTCCGGGTACAGCAGTAGACAAAATTCTTATCCAGATCTGCCTGCCTCTGTATCAGAGGGTATGGGTTCAAAGCCCACTGGAGTCCTCAATTATGTACAATATCGCACCTACTTTGGGCCCTTCTCAATGGACTTGAAGTTGTCGAAATCCCGAGAGTCTGCCACGTTTTAAAGCTATGAAGGAGACCTGATTTCTTGGCTCAACTCTAGGTAAAGTGTCGGACGTCCTTGCTACAAGTACTAAGACAATGGCATTAGTGAACGTTACGTCTTGAGCTGCTCACCTGTTACTGAACACAAGACAGATCGATGGAAGACGCACGGTACAGGTAAACATCGGGTCTGCTGACTTGTGTTTCTGTTGCCTTGACCTTTGCACTATTGACCTTTGACACGGTACAGAGTAAACTCAGCTAGCTTGAATGAATAGTGCAATGTTACCTCTATGAAAAATTGTCAGCAAGAGGTTGACGTTTGATGTCTCGTATGCATTAATCGCTAATTATATCTTAATGAGGACAGTTGCATTTCATGAAAGAAGGACTCTTGAACGTGTGGCGCGCGTGTGTCTTACGGCCTTCGAAAGTTACTTAAGTAAGTAAATATGAACATTAGCAAACGTAAATTATGTAAGTAAGGCAATCTGTGACATATTCTATGAGGAATTAGTCTTTTTTGCCAAGATAAGACTATCATACTTTGAATTATTTtaggggtttacggaaaaggctgggctgtctacctgggctgtctacctgggctgtctacctgggctggctatcacgtcaggctacttgaacctacgaaagcccattgggacaaaagctgttttagcagtagagctgttttagcagtaggggtagcagtttgtgctcaatgaagaagctatgtgtgaagctattgtgtgtgttacataaccaagaggttctgggttcaaatcacttgatatgccaccgatcttgtacccttgggaagggctattaacacgacttatcgggctgattggattagtcttaagactggtggctagttggtcaaaggcggccaggagccgttctttaggagctgtcagggtccaggcttctgcgccatacattaggatcaacaattgaattgtgaggagcttaaaataagcgttgctaaaagtgcaagggtctggaactgctgccatttggtgctaactcaggtgacctcaatacgacagcaattaccccaggtgcggccataggacttaaggttttgaaccacttacactgggaaggaaggacccctagtcttttccgtaagtgtggtgggttctttgccctatctgagggagggcccttaccgaagctaggtactcttttctctaccctagtgaagggaggaaagtcgtgttaagagcccttcccaagtgcacaagattggtggcatatcaactgattcaaacCCAAACTGATtcaaacagctccttcacacactgccacttcacacagctctttcacataataacacacagatccttcgctgagcacaaacagcccctactgctaaaacagcttttgtcccaatgggctttcgtaggtccaagtagcctgacgtgatagccagcccaggtagacagcccaggtagacagcccaggtagacagcccagcctttccGTAAACCCTTATTTTAGTAGATAAActgatcaactgatataatttacGCTAATAAGCAACTTATTTGTATAATCCATGAGGAGCATTTATGATACGTCACTCAAAAAGGCTACCGTATGAGGCATTGTTGAGGGGCCATGCATTTTGGCAAAAAATGTTCAGTTTCAAGATGCAATATACTTGACTACTGGGTCACAGGTATAGCTAATAatcaacaataaacaaaacgtGAACACAACCGGTAGTCTCTCTGTATTGAATATATCTTTTAATGGAGGAATGGAACAATTGAAAGAGATGCAATTTGTGGTAACTGCGCTTTATTAGTACCAATTCTAGAAGAATTGTCAATTCATGCTTCTCTTTTATCATGCTGCTACGTGTCATCATATCACCAACCAACGCTCGTATTGTCATCACGGTGAGGTTAGTTTGGCCTGGAGTGAATTTAATATACATTGACCCATTAACCGACCGCAGGAGCTGGAACACATGACACAACAGTGTATGGAAAATGATTCTTGAACAGTCGTTAGTGCAAAATCAGTAATCTCAATCTATGCCGAAGCAAAGATGTCATATCCGAGTCCTTTATGACCTGTATGACACAAGGTAATGCGACTGGCTTGTTGGATTAGTATCGATCACATTAAATCATAAACAGACTGACTTGAAAGAAGATACATCAATAAGATGGACCTTAAGTACACAGAGTGTACACGTGCCTTTGAGGTGTAGTCACATAATTACATTTGTCACACACAGACAACTATCAGGGAATGTAATCTTTACTGAGACTTGAGCTATTCAAAGTTAAAGTGAAGTCCTGTTCCTTCCAGCTTTGCCTTGCATTTAAAGTCGAGCAGCCTGCTTTGCTCGTCGGTAAACATCGTCTTCCAGTCACCAACAATACCTAAAAGTTGACAAAAATTTAGAAACTTTATACAAATCGCATGATATTAAAAAGGCCTACACTAGACACGTCTTAGCTTTGGGAAAAATCGAATATAATATAACTAACTACGCCTTTCCTCCTAGCCCCAGTTCAAAACGTCACAAAATGTCAGATGAAATGTGAACACAGTACTACGACAATAAGTCAATAAGATGGTATTATTTAAAAGCGAAGTTACctttcgttgaagagattcattaggctgggagctgcccaagtcctacttacctCTACGGCGAAAGGAGGCGGGGGtaaggggcagaagatccatgcaagtctcgacctagttctcgcaactctcgcgagaactaggtcactccgtgatcatgatggactgatagccatcgaaaatttggaggtatgtgcatttacctgtcaaaactagtcactgattgatgaaaatttctaTTAACTGAAGTTACCTTTGCGGGCCATAAGAGTCCTGTCTTCGTACCGTGAGTTATCCAGGGTGGTCTTCATATTGGAGAAGGTGCACGCATGCGCGATAGTGTCGATGGAAGCGTCATCCAGTTTGACCTGAAGGAACGCCGCCACTGTCTTCACGGCTTTAGGGAGGTCCTGGGAAAAACAGGTGTGAGTTGAGAATGCAAGATTGCACGTGTGCGTATACTTTCAACCTCATAAATGAGACAGAATTAAACTATAATCGAGAACCATCTACCTGCTTCATGTCTTCGTACTTTAAGAACAAGAAGTGGGGGTCGTCACGTTTCTGCCACCAACTAAGGACATGGTCGAAGTAGCAGCCGAAGGGATCTAAGAATAAAACAAGATCCTATAAAAAATGCCACTTTTAACCGGATACGTTTTTCACTTACTTTGGTTAAGGAATACATATGCTGATTCACTCTGCTAGATTTAAAATGTGCTGCGTAGATTAAGCATATATTGATATGATCTGATAACAGTAAGTAAATAATCTGTTGGATATCCATACTTATAAAAGTACAACCGAACAGCTACAAACGTTATCGAACACTAGTATGCATCGGACTGATTTCAAAGTGGTTTGTTTAACAAATTTATATCGTTGAATAATTTCTTCCTACTTACGATTGCCGGACAGGAAGTTCTGCATAAAATACTCGTCCCACGAAGGAGACTGCTTCATTGCAAAACGAGACCTCATCTTCTCTCCGAAGTGGAAGAAAGACACCGCCGTGTCCTTAGGGTTCCTCATGACGACGATCACTTTAACCTTTGACAGAAGGGTCAGAAAACAAATTATCAAATTCCTTAAATTTTGTAGTTGAACTAATAACTACAGTCATCGTGACATTTCATATGAATATTTGTACGTCTAAGAAACCCTCCAGAATGTGACTTCACGTGCAGACACGCTCACGTGACCTCATTTGA
Coding sequences within it:
- the LOC118424743 gene encoding sulfotransferase 6B1-like isoform X1; translated protein: MAEATASFMDDDDFSHVVKGIIYPRFVSEANLKAMATFDIRDDDIVIVSYPKTGTNWTLEIVNKILSAGGRTDASSDDMVGKLEFQYDDESRPQHVMLQECASPRVILTHLTPDTAPPGIAHPQNNVKVIVVMRNPKDTAVSFFHFGEKMRSRFAMKQSPSWDEYFMQNFLSGNHPFGCYFDHVLSWWQKRDDPHFLFLKYEDMKQDLPKAVKTVAAFLQVKLDDASIDTIAHACTFSNMKTTLDNSRYEDRTLMARKGIVGDWKTMFTDEQSRLLDFKCKAKLEGTGLHFNFE
- the LOC118424742 gene encoding sulfotransferase 6B1-like; this encodes MAEESADFMDSDDYTNVINGIRYPPHVRRENMEAMAEFDIRDDDIVMVAFPKAGTNWILEIVHKILVTSGKINASSSDDMVAMGKLEFQYSHEPRPRHVMLQECASPRVILTHLAPDTAPPGIAHPQNKVKIIVLMRNPKDTAVSYFHFEQKRRSMDGRKPLPSWDEYSQLFLAGKHTYGCYFKHVLGWWQRRDDPHFLFLKYEDMKKDLPKAVKTVSAFLQVKLDDASIETIAHACTFSSMKGTLENSRFYDRAVIARKGLVGDWKSMFTDEQNKSFDQKCQAKLDGTGLHFDFE